One Bacillus sp. 2205SS5-2 DNA segment encodes these proteins:
- a CDS encoding DUF2087 domain-containing protein produces the protein MFWTASIEDLKKGYVTVRNNDTFHCIVCNEMYQKGIIYPSEGVLYEAELAVENHVKNMHGSMFDYLLNMNKKYTGLTNLQKELLRRFKEGFSDKEIVNELEAGSTSTIRTHRFKLKEKEKQAKVFLAIMELLANDDTQEKKNQEEQLIAIHKGATMVDERYAITNQEREKVLSTYFKEGLDGRLSQLPSKEKRKIVILQHILKRFDLNKEYTEKEVNEVIKDTFDDFVTIRRYFIQYGFMQRDRDCSRYWLTS, from the coding sequence ATGTTTTGGACAGCTTCGATTGAAGATTTAAAAAAAGGGTATGTTACCGTGAGGAATAATGATACATTCCACTGCATTGTTTGCAATGAAATGTATCAAAAGGGCATTATTTATCCCTCAGAGGGAGTGTTATATGAAGCTGAGCTCGCGGTGGAAAATCATGTGAAAAACATGCATGGATCGATGTTTGACTATTTACTAAATATGAATAAAAAGTATACCGGTCTTACAAATTTGCAAAAAGAGTTACTGAGACGATTTAAGGAAGGGTTTTCAGACAAAGAGATTGTGAATGAGCTAGAGGCAGGTAGCACATCGACTATTCGTACACATCGGTTTAAGCTCAAGGAAAAAGAGAAACAAGCAAAAGTATTTCTCGCAATTATGGAGTTATTAGCAAACGATGATACACAAGAGAAGAAGAATCAAGAGGAGCAACTCATTGCGATTCATAAGGGGGCAACTATGGTAGATGAGAGGTATGCTATTACAAACCAGGAAAGAGAAAAAGTACTAAGCACATATTTCAAAGAGGGTCTTGATGGACGCTTAAGTCAGCTTCCCAGTAAAGAGAAGCGAAAAATCGTTATCCTCCAGCACATATTAAAACGGTTTGATTTAAACAAGGAGTATACGGAGAAAGAGGTAAATGAAGTGATCAAAGACACCTTTGATGATTTTGTTACGATTCGTCGTTATTTTATTCAATATGGTTTCATGCAAAGGGATCGAGACTGTAGCAGATATTGGCTTACAAGTTAA
- a CDS encoding metallophosphoesterase, which produces MGKVSMIFRILLTLLIFNGFLFYLGWNVSVYFSTLMPWYTPMVFWLVFFLLSYSYLIGRFTSSLSFLRNIGSLMFGFFQYAFVLFPFANGSVWLARLAGVSQSESILWTGHVTTILLFILFTWGLYNAYSPVVREYKISIPKIVEGKESLRITMASDMHFGRLSGVSHAKRLIREVNQTSPDLILLAGDVIDDELDPFTDKKMGEILSNLHAPLGVFGVLGNHEYYGGQIQEYREEMKRVGIPILTDESLLLDNRFYLLGRKDKTDRNRMSYQDLTASLNREYPIISMDHQPSELQEACDAFVDISFSGHTHRGQMAPNHLITKRLFELDWGYVKKAQLHAFVSSGYGFWGPPLRIGSRSEIVQVDVTFSENQS; this is translated from the coding sequence ATGGGAAAAGTATCAATGATTTTTAGAATTCTACTTACGTTACTCATATTTAATGGGTTTTTATTTTATTTAGGCTGGAATGTGTCGGTCTACTTCAGCACACTTATGCCTTGGTATACACCAATGGTTTTTTGGTTGGTTTTCTTTTTACTATCTTACTCTTACTTAATAGGTAGATTTACTTCTTCCTTATCTTTTCTTCGGAATATTGGCTCATTGATGTTCGGTTTTTTTCAGTATGCGTTCGTATTATTTCCATTTGCTAATGGGAGCGTATGGCTAGCTCGACTGGCAGGGGTGTCTCAAAGTGAATCCATTCTTTGGACTGGGCATGTTACAACGATCTTATTGTTTATCCTTTTTACCTGGGGTCTATACAACGCCTATAGCCCGGTAGTGAGAGAATACAAGATTAGTATTCCTAAAATAGTAGAGGGGAAAGAATCCCTTCGGATTACAATGGCATCGGATATGCATTTCGGTCGACTATCAGGAGTATCTCATGCAAAAAGGTTGATTAGGGAAGTGAATCAAACGAGCCCTGACCTGATTTTGCTTGCAGGAGATGTAATCGATGATGAGCTGGATCCTTTTACAGATAAAAAAATGGGTGAAATTTTATCCAATTTACATGCTCCCTTGGGCGTTTTTGGGGTATTAGGAAATCACGAATATTATGGAGGGCAAATTCAGGAGTATAGGGAAGAAATGAAGCGTGTAGGCATTCCGATTTTGACAGATGAAAGTCTTCTTTTAGACAATCGATTTTATTTATTAGGAAGAAAAGATAAAACCGATCGAAATCGCATGTCCTATCAGGATTTAACAGCTTCTCTGAATAGAGAATACCCTATCATATCAATGGACCATCAGCCATCTGAGCTCCAAGAAGCGTGTGATGCGTTCGTCGACATCTCGTTTTCAGGCCATACGCACCGAGGGCAAATGGCCCCTAACCACCTTATCACGAAAAGACTATTTGAACTGGATTGGGGTTATGTAAAAAAAGCGCAACTTCATGCGTTCGTGTCTTCCGGATATGGATTCTGGGGGCCACCATTGCGAATAGGAAGCCGCTCAGAAATTGTGCAAGTAGATGTGACGTTTTCTGAGAACCAAAGCTAA
- a CDS encoding oxidoreductase, translated as MNHKRVVLITGASSGMGKATAELLLKEGYIVYGAARRVENMKDLAEKGAKIMAMDVTKDQSMVDGVESIIKEQGRIDILFNNAGYGSYGAVEDVSIEEARRQFEVNLFGLSRLTQLVLPHMRKQKYGKIINNSSMGGKIYTPMGAWYHATKHALEGFSDCLRLEVAQFGIDVVIIEPGSIDSEWTGIMLNQLEQTSGHTAYAKITNSFIKMSKKMGGASSPNVIAQTVLKSIHSKKPKTRYAAGKYAKSYMFLRRILSDRMFDRVFHRMLGI; from the coding sequence GTGAATCATAAAAGAGTCGTTCTAATTACCGGTGCATCATCTGGAATGGGAAAAGCAACCGCTGAATTACTTTTAAAAGAAGGATATATTGTCTACGGTGCGGCAAGAAGAGTGGAGAATATGAAGGATCTAGCAGAAAAAGGAGCCAAGATTATGGCGATGGATGTGACCAAAGATCAATCGATGGTGGATGGTGTTGAAAGCATTATCAAGGAACAAGGTAGGATTGATATTTTGTTTAATAATGCGGGATATGGTTCCTATGGAGCAGTAGAAGATGTGTCGATTGAGGAAGCTAGAAGGCAATTTGAAGTGAATCTCTTTGGACTAAGTCGATTAACCCAATTGGTGTTACCTCATATGAGAAAACAAAAATATGGAAAAATCATCAATAATTCCTCTATGGGCGGAAAAATCTATACACCAATGGGCGCATGGTATCATGCGACAAAGCACGCTTTAGAAGGGTTTTCCGATTGCCTTCGCTTAGAAGTAGCTCAATTTGGTATTGATGTGGTAATTATCGAACCTGGTAGTATTGATAGTGAATGGACAGGCATTATGTTAAATCAGCTAGAGCAAACTTCTGGACATACAGCATATGCAAAAATAACCAATTCATTCATTAAAATGAGCAAAAAAATGGGGGGGGCTTCCTCACCAAATGTTATCGCACAAACAGTTTTAAAATCGATCCATTCGAAAAAACCAAAGACAAGATATGCAGCAGGTAAGTATGCCAAATCTTACATGTTTCTTAGACGCATATTATCGGATCGAATGTTTGACCGTGTGTTTCATCGCATGCTTGGAATATAA
- a CDS encoding TetR/AcrR family transcriptional regulator translates to MSSEKSSNPISLRSRRWIIEALLELMEEKSYQKISIKEITERAGLVRKTFYRNFQSKEEILQEYINELVKEVEQQFDNEAELTPYFMAEIYFLFWQEHIHFLKLLQKNDLFVILLKHLDDYLPKMKSKYKAELISDYNDTYLHYYTSFNSAGIWHILEKWIGRGNQESPQQMAQLYSDIILNHPHMKKQ, encoded by the coding sequence ATGTCTTCTGAAAAAAGTTCAAATCCGATCTCACTTCGGTCACGAAGATGGATCATCGAGGCCTTGTTGGAATTAATGGAGGAAAAATCATATCAAAAAATTTCCATTAAGGAGATCACCGAACGTGCGGGTTTGGTAAGAAAAACATTTTATCGTAATTTTCAATCAAAAGAGGAGATTTTACAGGAATATATTAATGAGTTAGTAAAGGAAGTTGAACAACAGTTCGATAATGAAGCAGAACTAACCCCTTATTTCATGGCAGAAATATACTTTTTGTTTTGGCAGGAACATATTCATTTTCTCAAACTCCTACAAAAGAATGATTTGTTTGTCATACTTCTTAAACACCTTGATGATTACCTACCTAAGATGAAAAGTAAATACAAAGCCGAGTTAATCTCTGACTATAATGATACCTATCTCCACTATTATACTTCCTTCAATTCTGCGGGCATTTGGCATATTTTAGAGAAGTGGATCGGTAGAGGAAACCAAGAATCCCCGCAACAAATGGCCCAATTGTATTCAGATATCATTCTCAATCACCCACATATGAAAAAGCAATAA
- a CDS encoding M48 family metallopeptidase codes for MIHTYEGTEISFTIQYKNQKSIEISIDLYANIEVKAPKGTSNERVLKVIEARWDWIQQHSKEMKDRTMGQKKKVYDHGESFLYLGNSYPIQIIQELDIKQDHVEFDGKTLYIYVKLLEDENIKQALKRFYYRQCKAIVEKRTQFYRNHFKTKPRSIRISDSQRTWGTCDSKLQLTFNWKLAMAPQEVIDYVVVHEMCHMVHLNHDRSFWRLVGKIMPKYKEMENWLALSSWKMTV; via the coding sequence ATGATTCATACTTATGAAGGTACAGAAATTAGCTTTACGATACAATACAAAAATCAGAAATCAATCGAAATTTCTATTGATTTATATGCAAATATTGAAGTTAAAGCTCCAAAAGGGACTTCTAATGAAAGAGTCCTAAAAGTTATCGAAGCAAGGTGGGATTGGATTCAGCAACATTCAAAAGAAATGAAAGACAGAACGATGGGGCAAAAGAAGAAGGTCTATGATCATGGGGAAAGTTTTCTTTATTTGGGAAACTCGTATCCTATCCAGATCATCCAAGAGCTAGATATCAAGCAAGATCATGTCGAGTTTGACGGAAAGACTTTATATATTTATGTGAAGCTACTGGAGGATGAAAACATAAAACAGGCATTAAAACGATTTTATTATCGCCAATGTAAAGCCATAGTCGAGAAAAGAACCCAGTTTTATCGAAACCATTTTAAAACTAAACCACGTTCAATTCGTATTTCTGATAGTCAAAGGACCTGGGGAACATGCGATTCAAAGCTTCAGCTAACCTTTAACTGGAAGTTAGCGATGGCTCCGCAGGAAGTTATTGACTATGTTGTTGTTCATGAAATGTGTCATATGGTCCATCTGAATCACGATCGTTCCTTTTGGCGCCTTGTTGGCAAGATCATGCCGAAATATAAGGAAATGGAAAACTGGTTAGCTTTATCGAGTTGGAAAATGACTGTTTAG
- a CDS encoding DUF1456 family protein, which translates to MELGNELGGNKLNNKDRLIRLRYALDIKNTDMVEIFKLGGIDVTKEEVLEILKKSNKSDDNDDDFYEDETLNDRMLESFFNGFIIFKRGRQEPKPGQSDKPVMLYVNESINNIMLKKLKIALSLTSDDMLDILEDAGVFIRNGELGALLRRVGHKNYQECGDRYARNFLKGLAIKYRG; encoded by the coding sequence ATGGAATTGGGAAATGAATTAGGAGGAAATAAATTGAATAATAAAGATAGATTAATTCGATTAAGATATGCCTTAGATATTAAAAACACTGATATGGTTGAAATTTTCAAACTAGGTGGCATTGATGTAACAAAAGAAGAAGTTCTAGAGATACTTAAAAAATCAAATAAGAGTGATGATAATGATGATGATTTCTACGAAGATGAAACCTTGAATGACCGCATGTTAGAGTCATTTTTTAATGGCTTTATCATTTTTAAAAGGGGAAGACAAGAACCAAAACCTGGACAATCTGACAAGCCGGTGATGTTGTATGTCAATGAAAGTATCAATAATATCATGTTGAAAAAATTAAAGATCGCTCTTTCGTTAACTAGTGATGATATGCTTGATATATTAGAAGATGCAGGTGTGTTTATCCGAAATGGTGAATTAGGCGCATTATTGAGAAGAGTTGGACATAAAAATTATCAGGAGTGCGGGGACAGATACGCAAGGAATTTCTTAAAAGGGTTAGCCATTAAATATAGAGGATAA